A section of the Nerophis ophidion isolate RoL-2023_Sa linkage group LG16, RoL_Noph_v1.0, whole genome shotgun sequence genome encodes:
- the sdhb gene encoding succinate dehydrogenase [ubiquinone] iron-sulfur subunit, mitochondrial, whose translation MSGACLSSLSRCGVLALRSSFGLVAVRYAQTAAAPAAQPRIKKFQVYRWDPDTPGDKPRMQTFEIDLNTCGPMVLDALIKIKNEMDPTLTFRRSCREGICGSCAMNINGGNTLACLNKIDTNTSKATKIYPLPHMYVVKDLVPDMSNFYAQYKSIEPYLKKKDESQEGKEQYLQSVEDRQKLDGLYECILCACCSTSCPSYWWNGDKYLGPAVLMQAYRWMIDSRDEFTEERLSKLQDPFSLYRCHTIMNCTKTCPKGLNPGKAIAEIKKMMATYKEKTAAAV comes from the exons aTGTCCGGAGCTTGCCTGTCGTCCTTGAGCCGCTGCGGTGTTTTGGCACTCCGCTCCTCATTTGGCCTTGTG GCAGTACGGTATGCGCAGACAGCAGCTGCTCCAGCAGCACAACCCAGGATTAAGAAGTTCCAGGTGTACAGATGGGACCCGGACACTCCTGGAGACAAACCTCGCATGCAGACCTTTGAGATCGACCTAAACAC ATGTGGTCCAATGGTCCTCGATGCCCTGATTAAGATCAAAAATGAGATGGACCCCACACTGACTTTCCGCCGCTCCTGCAGAGAAG GGATTTGTGGATCCTGCGCCATGAACATCAACGGTGGAAACACTTTGGCCTGCCTCAACAAGATTGACACAAACACCAGCAAAGCCACCAAGATCTACCCGCTTCCACACATGTATGTGGTCAAAGACCTGGTGCCG GACATGAGCAACTTCTACGCCCAGTACAAGTCCATTGAGCCGTACCTGAAGAAGAAGGACGAGTCCCAGGAGGGCAAGGAGCAGTACTTGCAGTCTGTGGAGGACCGACAGAAACTG GACGGCCTTTACGAGTGCATCCTGTGCGCCTGCTGCAGCACCAGCTGTCCCAGCTACTGGTGGAACGGGGACAAATACCTGGGACCTGCCGTGCTCATGCAG GCGTATCGTTGGATGATCGACTCGCGGGACGAGTTCACGGAGGAGCGTCTGTCCAAGCTGCAGGACCCCTTCTCTCTGTACCGCTGCCACACCATCATGAACTGCACCAAGACTTGTCCCAAA GGTCTGAACCCAGGGAAGGCCATAGCAGAGATCAAGAAGATGATGGCCACCTACAAGGAGAAGACGGCAGCTGCTGTTTGA